In one Lycium barbarum isolate Lr01 chromosome 7, ASM1917538v2, whole genome shotgun sequence genomic region, the following are encoded:
- the LOC132603543 gene encoding transcription factor TB1-like gives MYPSSNSCNYSPIPSPCMHYEHEHDLFFQYYQEHLLQQPQTPLPTTHDDQTLDDDALAESTETAINMTEEKGCKNKKTELSSTTRIQRNKRASNKKDRHSKINTARGPRDRRIRLSIDIARKFFSLQDILRLDKASKTMEWLFIKSKSAIKELSRGPLQRNSASSTGSECEVVSGDESPSNNQNHKENGKGDSCNKEKKKKKKARPAHIRAAFHHPFAKESRKQARETARERTRLKKIFAGSKLSFEAMAHDLNLRSWSSFERGEQSGHTSANHPSHEMQAEVEELTSHHKKQLFLGTKEKTVTNNDGNLVATGNWNPYAIFNYQ, from the exons ATGTATCCCTCAAGCAACAGCTGCAATTACAGCCCCATCCCTTCTCCTTGTATGCATTATGAACATGAACATGATCTTTTCTTCCAATATTACCAAGAACATTTGCTTCAACAGCCACAAACCCCCTTGCCTACAACTCATGATGATCAGACTCTTGATGATGATGCCCTAGCTGAGAGCACCGAGACTGCTATCAACATGACAGAAGAAAAAGGGTGTAAGAACAAGAAAACTGAATTAAGCAGCACAACTAGAATTCAAAGAAACAAGAGAGCTTCTAATAAGAAAGACAGACACAGCAAGATCAACACTGCTAGAGGCCCCAGAGACAGAAGAATAAGACTTTCCATAGATATTGCTCGTAAGTTTTTCAGTTTACAAGACATTCTGAGGTTAGACAAGGCCAGCAAAACGATGGAATGGTTGTTTATAAAGTCGAAATCTGCAATCAAGGAGCTCTCCAGAGGTCCTCTCCAAAGAAATAGTGCATCCTCTACTGGTTCTGAATGTGAAGTTGTATCAGGAGATGAATCTCCATCTAATAATCAAAACCACAAGgaaaatggtaaaggagattcttgcaacaaggaaaagaaaaagaagaagaaggctAGACCGGCTCATATAAGAGCTGCATTTCATCATCCTTTTGCAAAGGAGTCAAGGAAACAAGCAAGAGAAACGGCAAGGGAGAGAACAAGATTGAAGAAAATATTTGCTGGATCAAAGCTTAGTTTTGAAGCAATGGCGCATGATTTGAACCTAAGATCTTGGAGTTCCTTCGAAAGGGGTGAACAGTCAG GACATACTAGCGCGAATCATCCTTCTCATGAAATGCAAGCTGAAGTTGAAGAACTAACCTCCCACCATAAGAAGCAGCTCTTTTTAGGGACTAAAGAGAAAACTGTTACTAATAATGATGGTAATTTGGTAGCTACTGGCAATTGGAACCCGTATGCCATCTTCAACTATCAGTAA